The following coding sequences lie in one Chanos chanos chromosome 4, fChaCha1.1, whole genome shotgun sequence genomic window:
- the LOC115809224 gene encoding ornithine decarboxylase-like, which produces MTSLCPEEFNISIIEDGFSARDFMNQRIEELDKAGNRDAFHTADLDNILEKHLRWVENLPRVVPFYAVKCNNSRPILALLANLGACFDCASQSEIQQILSLGVTPDRIIYANPCKQESHIKYACIHGIQMMTFDSEDELDKISRCHDNGKLVLRIGVDDSRSFLRLNSKFGARLQDCCRLLERARELCLEVVGVSFHVGSGCRDPQAFRDAISASRRIFNMGIELGFKMNLLDIGGGYPGSKTFNPKFEEFADVIKFALNDFFPDDTGVQVIAEPGRYYVASACTLAVNVIGKKVLTDKSSNKNADDDDIRAERIIMYYVNDGIYGSFNCILFEYELCFLTCWKKQVLSGHKYPSIIWGQTCDSLDNLVEHCVLPELETGDWLLVDEMGAYTSVVATKFNGFKEADTHFVMTQASCFKVINGVRGIGPLNQSKRAGNVRPSFNKSGARRQQQRQQQH; this is translated from the exons ATGACTTCACTCTGCCCAGAGGAATTTAATATTTCCATCATTGAAGATGGGTTTTCTGCTCGGGATTTTATGAACCAAAGAATTGAGGAGCTGGACAAAGCG GGAAACAGGGATGCCTTCCACACTGCAGACCTCGACAATATCCTGGAGAAACACCTCCGCTGGGTGGAGAACCTTCCGCGGGTTGTTCCCTTCTACGCTGTGAAATGCAACAACAGTCGCCCAATCCTGGCCCTGCTGGCTAATCTAGGGGCATGTTTTGACTGTGCCAGTCAG TCTGAGATCCAGCAGATTTTGTCTCTTGGCGTAACTCCAGATAGAATCATCTATGCCAACCCCTGCAAGCAGGAGTCTCATATCAAATATGCCTGCATCCATGGAATCCAGATGATGACGTTTGACAGTGAGGATGAACTCGACAAGATATCCAGGTGCCATGACAACGGAAA ACTTGTCCTCCGCATTGGGGTGGATGACTCCAGATCATTCCTGCGGCTGAACTCCAAGTTTGGGGCACGTCTGCAGGACTGTTGTAGGCTGTTGGAGCGAGCGAGAGAACTGTGTTTGGAGGTGGTCGGTGTCAGTTTCCATGTAGGCTCCGGCTGCAGAGACCCTCAAGCTTTTAGGGACGCCATCTCAGCTTCCAGAAGGATCTTTAACATGGGG ATTGAGTTGGGCTTCAAAATGAATTTGCTGGACATTGGCGGTGGTTATCCTGGAAGCAAAACATTTAACCCGAAGTTTGAAGAG TTTGCTGATGTCATCAAATTTGccctgaatgatttttttccgGATGACACTGGGGTTCAGGTCATCGCTGAGCCGGGGAGATATTACGTGGCATCTGCCTGCACATTAGCTGTCAATGTGATTGGCAAAAAAGTCCTCACAGACAAATCTTCTAACAAAAACG CTGATGACGACGACATCCGAGCTGAGAGAATCATCATGTACTATGTCAATGACGGCATTTACGGGTCCTTCAAC TGCATTCTTTTTGAATACGAGTTATG CTTCCTCACCTGTTGGAAGAAACAAGTGCTCAGTGGTCACAAATACCCCTCCATCATCTGGGGTCAAACCTGTGATAGTCTGGACAACCTTGTCGAGCACTGTGTTCTTCCTGAGCTGGAGACTGGTGATTGGCTATTGGTCGATGAGATGGGGGCGTACACCAGTGTTGTGGCCACCAAATTTAATGGCTTCAAGGAAGCAGACACCCATTTTGTGATGACACAAGCATCGTG ttttaaagtaatcaatggcgtGAGGGGAATTGGTCctctgaaccaatcaaagcgggcaggtaatgttaggCCCTCCTTCAACAAGAGCGGGGCGCGCCGGCAGCAACAGcgtcagcagcagcactaa